Proteins from a single region of Flavobacterium sp. YJ01:
- a CDS encoding SDR family oxidoreductase gives MNLKLEGKKAFISGSTQGIGFAIAQHLLAENAEVITNGRNREKTKLAVQKLLTEFPNAKISGFAADFGKKEEVEELVQKLNDIDILINNVGIFELKNFEDLDDEDWYKFFEINVMSSIRLSKKLLPSMLTKKTGRIIFISSESGSNIPGNMIHYGMTKAAMSAISNGLSKLTKGTEVTLNTILGGPTYSDGVAATIEQIAAMQNLEVEQMKSLIVQQTNPDSLLQRFINPSEIASLAVYLSSPLSIATNGASLRADGGVLKTI, from the coding sequence ATGAATTTAAAATTAGAAGGGAAAAAAGCTTTTATTAGCGGATCAACACAAGGAATTGGTTTTGCAATTGCACAACATTTACTAGCAGAAAATGCGGAAGTTATTACTAATGGAAGAAATAGAGAAAAAACTAAGTTGGCTGTTCAAAAATTATTAACTGAATTTCCTAACGCAAAAATTTCTGGTTTTGCAGCTGACTTTGGAAAAAAAGAGGAAGTTGAAGAATTAGTACAAAAACTAAACGATATTGACATTCTAATTAATAACGTCGGTATTTTCGAATTAAAAAATTTTGAAGATCTTGATGATGAAGATTGGTACAAATTTTTCGAAATCAATGTTATGAGCTCGATTCGGCTTTCAAAGAAACTTTTACCTTCAATGTTAACCAAAAAAACAGGAAGAATAATTTTTATCTCTAGCGAATCTGGATCAAATATTCCAGGAAACATGATTCACTACGGAATGACAAAGGCAGCAATGTCAGCCATTAGCAATGGTTTATCAAAACTTACGAAAGGCACAGAAGTTACGTTAAACACAATTCTTGGCGGTCCAACGTATTCAGACGGTGTGGCTGCAACTATCGAACAAATTGCCGCAATGCAAAATCTTGAAGTAGAACAAATGAAAAGCCTAATCGTACAACAAACCAATCCAGATTCATTATTGCAACGATTTATAAATCCGTCAGAAATTGCTTCATTGGCAGTTTATCTTTCTAGTCCGTTATCAATAGCAACAAATGGAGCTTCTTTAAGAGCTGATGGAGGAGTTTTAAAAACGATCTAA
- a CDS encoding TetR/AcrR family transcriptional regulator encodes MRGRPTIYEDSNIIKKAQEIFWKKGYNATSLSDLRKATGAGAGSFYNTFKGGKKEVFEKAIQERRLAFDAFKEELNRSKYPLELIKDFFKSIADADKNEHLKGCIIANTVVEMTYIDEDLEAISIQILKEVEEMFTEIIRDEQKKGNIKTLTSPEILGKYLITFWCGLNTLRRMYPDKKVLNEQIEMQLAVIS; translated from the coding sequence GTGAGAGGAAGACCAACAATATATGAAGATTCAAATATTATAAAAAAAGCTCAGGAGATTTTTTGGAAGAAAGGTTACAACGCAACCTCGCTAAGCGATTTACGAAAAGCCACGGGCGCAGGTGCAGGAAGTTTTTATAATACTTTTAAGGGAGGCAAAAAAGAAGTTTTTGAGAAAGCTATTCAAGAAAGAAGGCTGGCTTTTGATGCTTTTAAGGAAGAATTAAATAGAAGTAAATATCCATTAGAATTAATTAAAGACTTTTTTAAAAGCATTGCAGACGCAGATAAAAATGAACATCTTAAAGGTTGTATCATTGCTAATACTGTAGTTGAAATGACTTATATTGATGAAGATCTTGAAGCAATTTCTATACAGATATTAAAAGAAGTTGAAGAAATGTTTACCGAAATTATTAGAGATGAACAGAAAAAGGGAAATATAAAAACGCTCACTTCTCCAGAAATTCTTGGAAAATATCTTATAACATTTTGGTGCGGACTCAATACACTTCGCAGAATGTATCCTGACAAAAAGGTATTAAATGAACAAATCGAAATGCAATTAGCTGTTATCAGCTAA
- a CDS encoding helix-turn-helix transcriptional regulator, whose amino-acid sequence MNTIASVSAFHRLLSLPEPKHPMVSVINLSESIFLEDEIWKGFINKFYCVALKRDAKGKVRYGQGHYDYDKGVLSFTAPNQVQYLDFHTMECGAGYLLIFHEDFILKHPLAQKIHDFGFFSYAVNEALHLSEQEEKYLIEILDRIDRECQHIDHHTQDIILSQIDLLLNYSSRFYERQFITRKNNSHTLLSKFERFINDYYNDSIEEKGLLSVGLAAEAMNISPNYLSDFLKIHTGRNASEHIYEKLINKAKEKLSVTELSVSEIAYTLGFEHPQSFSTLFKKRTQMAPLEFREKIRNN is encoded by the coding sequence ATGAATACTATTGCATCTGTTTCTGCCTTTCATCGCCTGCTTTCTCTTCCAGAACCCAAACATCCAATGGTAAGCGTTATAAATTTATCGGAAAGCATTTTTTTGGAAGATGAAATCTGGAAAGGATTTATAAATAAATTTTACTGTGTCGCTTTAAAAAGAGATGCAAAAGGAAAAGTTAGATATGGCCAAGGACATTACGATTATGACAAAGGAGTATTAAGTTTTACTGCACCGAATCAGGTGCAGTATTTAGATTTTCATACTATGGAATGTGGAGCTGGATATCTGCTGATATTTCATGAAGATTTTATTTTAAAACATCCTTTAGCACAAAAAATACATGATTTTGGATTTTTCTCTTACGCCGTAAATGAAGCGTTGCATTTATCTGAACAAGAAGAAAAATATCTGATAGAAATTCTCGACCGAATTGACAGAGAATGCCAGCATATCGATCATCATACGCAAGATATTATTCTATCGCAGATTGATTTGCTTCTAAATTATTCGAGCCGTTTCTATGAAAGACAATTTATAACTCGAAAAAATAACAGTCACACTTTGCTTTCTAAATTCGAACGATTTATAAATGATTACTACAATGATAGTATTGAAGAAAAAGGTCTTTTAAGCGTTGGTTTAGCTGCTGAAGCGATGAATATTTCTCCAAATTACCTTAGCGATTTTCTAAAAATACATACTGGACGCAACGCGAGTGAACACATTTATGAAAAATTGATCAATAAAGCCAAAGAAAAACTATCCGTAACCGAATTGTCTGTTAGTGAAATTGCTTACACTCTTGGTTTTGAACATCCACAGTCGTTTAGCACGCTTTTTAAGAAAAGAACACAAATGGCGCCATTAGAATTTCGAGAAAAAATCAGGAATAATTAA
- a CDS encoding aldo/keto reductase, whose protein sequence is MKKIKLGNQGLIIPPIGLGCMGMTGFEEANIYGAADENEAIKTIHRSFEMGGNFLDTADLYGPLKNEQLIAKAIGKERNKYILATKFGWEIDDAGKVTWAINGSKKYIKKAVERSLKNLNTDYIDLYYMHRLDKNTPIEETVDAMSDLVKEGKVKYLGLSEVSSETIKKAHKIHPITAVQSEYSLFERNAEERGVLKTLKELEIGFVAYSPLGRGFLSGQIRSIDDLPENDFRRAIPRFQEDYFHKNIELVKAIEKMADEKNITSSQLALAWIISKGIVPIPGTKRRKYLEQNIKATAVELSPEDLLQLESIVPLGTDTGAPYDEFSMGLLD, encoded by the coding sequence ATGAAAAAGATTAAATTAGGAAATCAAGGATTAATCATTCCGCCAATAGGTTTGGGATGTATGGGAATGACAGGTTTTGAAGAAGCAAATATTTATGGTGCAGCGGATGAAAATGAAGCTATCAAAACAATTCACCGTTCGTTTGAAATGGGCGGTAATTTTTTGGATACAGCAGATTTATATGGGCCGCTAAAAAACGAACAGCTCATTGCAAAGGCCATCGGAAAAGAACGCAACAAATATATTTTGGCTACAAAATTTGGTTGGGAAATTGACGATGCTGGAAAAGTAACTTGGGCGATAAACGGAAGCAAAAAGTATATCAAAAAAGCGGTGGAACGTTCTCTTAAAAATTTGAACACCGATTATATTGATCTTTACTACATGCATCGTCTTGACAAAAATACTCCAATTGAAGAAACGGTTGATGCGATGAGCGATCTTGTAAAAGAAGGCAAAGTGAAATATTTAGGTCTTTCTGAAGTTTCTTCTGAAACAATTAAAAAAGCACATAAAATTCATCCTATTACAGCCGTTCAAAGTGAATATTCTTTGTTCGAAAGAAACGCAGAAGAAAGAGGCGTACTAAAAACGCTTAAAGAATTGGAGATTGGTTTTGTTGCTTATTCTCCTTTAGGACGTGGCTTTTTATCAGGACAAATTCGTTCAATTGATGATCTACCAGAAAATGATTTCCGCAGAGCTATTCCTCGTTTTCAGGAAGATTATTTTCATAAAAACATCGAATTGGTAAAAGCAATTGAAAAAATGGCAGATGAAAAAAACATCACTTCATCTCAACTTGCTCTCGCATGGATTATTAGCAAAGGAATTGTACCCATTCCGGGAACTAAACGCAGAAAATATCTTGAGCAAAATATAAAAGCTACTGCCGTAGAATTGAGTCCAGAAGATCTGCTACAACTTGAAAGTATTGTACCTTTGGGAACTGATACTGGAGCACCATATGATGAATTCAGTATGGGACTTCTAGATTAA
- a CDS encoding DUF2490 domain-containing protein, with protein MSKIKNTISILFCVICQSYVYAQLDAPYTMGFIPASISEGDLAFPIYDKWHLSGQVDFQLVTQGAYNTTNPFEYTQRVVVRPWIVYSGFKNMKLWLGYAHNQKYAVEEMGNYKTLENRLIIMGTYSQEMPRGSIFEQVRFETKFFDDRNGTPQTIPRLRARFGVNHFLRQTKEKPLFLAPNLGYYTELMLKFASKDYAEEHFDIFRLSVYYSAGITPNLHFLAGIIGQMQLRTNGDQFDVYYGPMLSLKYSIRPKERETFDSVDGGAD; from the coding sequence ATGAGTAAAATTAAGAATACGATTAGTATTTTGTTCTGCGTTATTTGCCAATCTTATGTATACGCACAATTAGATGCGCCTTATACTATGGGTTTCATTCCTGCTTCTATTTCAGAAGGAGATCTTGCTTTTCCGATATATGATAAATGGCACTTAAGCGGTCAGGTAGATTTTCAATTAGTTACGCAAGGAGCTTATAACACCACAAACCCGTTTGAATATACGCAGCGTGTTGTAGTAAGACCTTGGATTGTATATTCTGGTTTTAAGAATATGAAATTATGGCTAGGATATGCACATAATCAAAAATATGCTGTAGAAGAAATGGGCAATTATAAAACGCTTGAAAATAGATTAATTATAATGGGAACTTATTCTCAGGAAATGCCGAGGGGATCTATTTTTGAACAAGTCCGTTTTGAAACTAAATTTTTTGATGATAGAAATGGCACACCTCAGACAATTCCGAGATTGCGAGCAAGGTTTGGTGTAAATCATTTTCTTCGCCAAACTAAAGAAAAACCATTATTTCTAGCGCCAAATTTAGGGTATTACACAGAGCTTATGTTAAAGTTTGCATCCAAAGATTATGCTGAAGAACACTTTGATATTTTCAGACTTTCAGTTTATTACAGTGCAGGAATAACACCCAACCTTCACTTTTTGGCAGGGATAATTGGGCAAATGCAACTTCGTACAAACGGAGATCAATTTGACGTTTATTACGGTCCAATGTTATCCTTGAAGTACAGCATCAGACCAAAAGAAAGAGAAACTTTTGATAGTGTTGATGGTGGTGCAGATTAA
- a CDS encoding arylsulfatase, whose protein sequence is MKKSHLQLICTSLLCFIFIGIINGQTKKKPNIIMVISDDTGWGDLGVYGGGVGRGMPTPNLDKMAKEGMQFWSFYGQPSCTPGRAAMITGRIPNRSGMTTVAFQGQGGGLPAAEWTLASVLKKANYKTYFSGKWHLGEADYAMPIAHGFDKMQNVVLYHLNAYTYCFPSWNPDMAPEISNFIKKSTKGILEGEAGKPARDTGPVTEENIAELDINMVDNNLKQLDEYGKSKDPFFMCINFAKNHQPNLPSKQFVGKSPAKSKYGDAVVEMDYNVGRIMDKIRQLGIADNTIVIYTVDNGAWQDVHPDAGYTPFRGSKGTDREGGSRVPAIAWWPGQIEAGSVSHDIVGGLDLMATFAALAGVELPKNDREGKPMVFDSYDMSNVLFKKGKPLRDRWFYFTENELSPGAVRIGKWKAVFNTRGDNGAQAGSDTPGQQLGWRGDQTYIATVPAVYDLWQDPQERYDLFMNSFTEKTWTMVIFDQVIMELMKTYAATPPRPQQSGSYGGPMEIGRYRTIEQAKQLLNSKELSLPPLSVDPKQ, encoded by the coding sequence ATGAAAAAAAGTCACTTGCAATTAATTTGTACTAGTTTGCTCTGTTTTATTTTTATTGGAATTATAAACGGACAAACCAAAAAGAAGCCCAACATTATTATGGTTATTTCTGACGATACTGGTTGGGGTGATTTAGGTGTTTATGGAGGCGGTGTCGGGCGTGGAATGCCAACTCCTAATCTAGATAAAATGGCTAAAGAAGGAATGCAGTTTTGGTCTTTTTACGGACAGCCAAGCTGTACGCCAGGAAGAGCAGCTATGATTACAGGCCGTATTCCGAATCGAAGCGGTATGACAACAGTTGCTTTTCAGGGACAAGGCGGCGGACTTCCAGCTGCAGAATGGACATTGGCTTCAGTGCTTAAAAAAGCAAATTACAAAACGTATTTTTCTGGTAAATGGCATTTGGGCGAAGCCGATTATGCAATGCCTATTGCACATGGTTTTGATAAAATGCAGAACGTAGTACTGTATCATTTAAATGCTTACACCTATTGTTTTCCTTCATGGAATCCAGATATGGCTCCAGAAATATCAAATTTTATCAAAAAATCTACAAAAGGAATATTAGAAGGAGAAGCTGGAAAACCAGCACGTGATACAGGTCCTGTTACCGAAGAAAATATTGCCGAATTGGATATCAATATGGTAGATAATAATTTGAAGCAGCTTGATGAATATGGTAAATCAAAAGATCCGTTTTTTATGTGCATTAATTTTGCTAAAAACCATCAGCCGAATTTACCTTCTAAACAATTTGTTGGAAAATCTCCTGCAAAAAGTAAATATGGTGACGCCGTTGTAGAAATGGATTATAACGTAGGACGTATTATGGATAAAATTCGTCAGCTTGGTATTGCAGACAATACTATTGTAATTTACACAGTCGATAATGGAGCTTGGCAGGATGTGCATCCAGATGCAGGATATACACCTTTTAGAGGTTCAAAAGGAACTGATAGAGAAGGAGGAAGCCGTGTACCAGCAATTGCTTGGTGGCCAGGACAAATTGAAGCAGGAAGCGTTAGCCACGATATTGTTGGAGGTTTAGATTTGATGGCAACATTCGCAGCTCTTGCTGGAGTGGAACTTCCAAAAAATGATAGAGAAGGAAAACCTATGGTTTTTGATAGCTATGATATGTCAAATGTTTTGTTTAAAAAAGGAAAACCACTTCGTGACAGATGGTTTTATTTTACAGAAAATGAATTGTCTCCAGGAGCGGTTCGTATAGGAAAATGGAAAGCCGTATTTAATACAAGAGGAGATAACGGAGCGCAAGCAGGAAGCGATACGCCAGGACAGCAATTAGGCTGGAGAGGCGATCAAACTTATATTGCAACTGTTCCGGCTGTTTATGATTTATGGCAAGATCCTCAAGAACGTTACGATCTTTTTATGAATAGTTTTACAGAGAAAACATGGACTATGGTAATTTTTGACCAAGTAATTATGGAACTCATGAAAACGTATGCAGCAACTCCTCCAAGACCGCAGCAAAGTGGTTCTTATGGCGGACCAATGGAAATTGGAAGATATAGAACTATTGAGCAAGCTAAACAATTGCTAAATAGTAAAGAATTGTCGCTACCTCCTTTAAGCGTTGATCCTAAACAATAA